The Romeriopsis navalis LEGE 11480 region GATTACGAAGGCGTCATTGAACATGTCAGTTTTCGTACAACGCAGATCCGGACCTATCAGGGTGAGCGTATTTTTATCCCTAATGCAGTTGTATTCTCCAGCGCTGTCCAAGTGCGTACGGCTTACCAGCATCGTCGAACTGACTTAGCTGTAGGTGTTGATTATAGTACCCCATTAAAAGATGCAGTTGAAATACTACATCGGTCAGTTGGCCAAGTTGAAGGTGTCTTACAGAATCCAGAGCCAGAAGTAGACTTAATTGGCTTTGGCGATAGCTCAATTGATTTGGTCGCTCGATATTGGACAACGCCAGAGCAGGCACAAGTGCGTCGTACTAAGACAAGAGCCATTTTGGCAATTAAGTCGGCCTTTGATCGTGCCAGCATCAATATTCCGTTCCCAATTCGTACAGTTTATTTTCATAATCAAGACAATACGGAAAGTTCGGTCGAATTAGACAACAATCAACAATCATCAAATGGCTCAAGGTCACTCGTGTAGAAAATTTAATAATCGTTAGTTGAGAAGATCAGCAGTTGGAGCCTTAAGCTGGCTCCGACTGTTTATGCTATGAGCAGGAATTTATGTAAGTTATGAAGTTCGTTTCTGATCCAACAATCGCCCGTAAAGTTGCTGCTATGCAGCAGCGTGTACGATGGCAGCATCCGCTGATTCAACAATTGGGGATTGATCAGACACGGTTGGTACTCGAACCAGCAATTGCTCCCGATGCCGCATTTAAATTTTGCGTACTCGGTGATAGCGGCAATGGTCAACATCGCGGTGATAGCCCCCAGCGTCGAGTCTCACAGCTGATGCAATCACAGGCAAGTGAGGCTAAATTTGTGCTGCATACAGGTGATGTTGTTTACCTTGTTGGCTCCAGTGAGCAATATCAGGAAAACTTTATCCAACCCTACCAAGAACTTTTAGTTGGCGGCTCACAACCGCAACAAATTGCCTATAACCAAATGGTATTTAATCAGCCATTTCTACCTGTCCTCGGCAATCATGAT contains the following coding sequences:
- a CDS encoding mechanosensitive ion channel family protein, translating into MTEVLETVFSSLRELLGSSIKILPNLIMALVIIFITRYASQAVKQVAQRVAHRTFPHSSSLRLLVIKVSYMMTWVVGFVLAGVVGFPGLRLGDIIATLGLGSVAIGFAFQDIVKNFLAGILILVQNPFSIDDQIIIGDYEGVIEHVSFRTTQIRTYQGERIFIPNAVVFSSAVQVRTAYQHRRTDLAVGVDYSTPLKDAVEILHRSVGQVEGVLQNPEPEVDLIGFGDSSIDLVARYWTTPEQAQVRRTKTRAILAIKSAFDRASINIPFPIRTVYFHNQDNTESSVELDNNQQSSNGSRSLV